The following proteins are encoded in a genomic region of Arcobacter suis CECT 7833:
- a CDS encoding YnfA family protein: MIGNIGIFFIAAFFEIFGCFAFWLYFRLEKTPWWIALGVISLILFAYVLTKIDVEHAGRVYAIYGGIYIVASLLWLVLVEKESFNKWDLIGAGICILGASIILIGNQK; the protein is encoded by the coding sequence ATGATAGGAAATATTGGAATCTTTTTTATTGCAGCTTTTTTTGAAATATTTGGATGTTTTGCTTTTTGGTTATATTTTAGACTTGAAAAAACTCCTTGGTGGATAGCTTTAGGAGTTATTTCTTTGATTCTTTTTGCTTATGTTTTAACAAAAATTGATGTGGAACACGCAGGAAGAGTTTATGCAATTTATGGTGGAATTTATATAGTAGCTTCGTTATTGTGGTTAGTTTTAGTTGAAAAAGAGAGCTTTAATAAATGGGATTTAATAGGTGCTGGCATTTGTATTTTAGGTGCAAGTATTATATTAATTGGAAATCAAAAATAA